The Gillisia sp. Hel_I_86 genome has a segment encoding these proteins:
- a CDS encoding HD family phosphohydrolase encodes MNNFVNNFYKNQALFYKIFLFIITAVLIVYLLPKGGKFKYEITKGKPWQYENLYAPFDFAILKSDAEIVKEKLQVNTNHIPYYSVNESVLEQVKSKVPEQLGKTFTDSILKRKRRQLSGFIEKTLDDIYEYGVLLEARPADANKLVYLKRGNEAFEVNYDKLLLQDEIRPYLNVQINQSNLSSLKPELLEFFYNVIKPNVTFDTGLTQKELDSKLGSISYTRGSIERGTIIISKGEIVEGETLDILTSLKSEYESQVWSDSSYNWILFGYSILVSLALLMLLLFIRRNRREIFDNNVKVSFIFFNLLLMVFLTTLVVRFDAKYVYIVPLSILPLTLKAFFDSRLGLFTHVITVLILGFVVPNSYEYMFLQIIAGIVTILTVSELYKRANLFISVGQITFIYILVYFAFTIIQEGNIQDLNSEMFLTFILGGLATLFVQPLIYIYEKLFGLVSDMSLLELSDTNSKLLKELAEKAPGTFHHSLNVANLAEAAANEIGANAMLARVGALYHDIGKMENPTYFSENQTSSVNSHDELSPAESAEVIINHVIQGIEIARKHNIPDRVIDFIRTHHGTSLVYFFYMKEKEMNDKVSTLDFRYPGPIPFSKETAILMMCDSVEAASKSLKEPTSAKIDDFVERIINKQMDEAQFLNANITFKEIQLIKKILKQKLKNIFHLRVEYPE; translated from the coding sequence ATGAACAATTTCGTAAACAACTTTTACAAAAACCAGGCATTATTCTACAAGATTTTCCTATTTATAATTACGGCTGTTTTAATTGTTTATCTCCTTCCGAAGGGCGGCAAATTTAAATATGAGATCACTAAAGGAAAGCCCTGGCAATACGAAAATTTATATGCGCCGTTTGATTTTGCTATTCTAAAAAGCGATGCCGAAATAGTTAAAGAAAAGCTACAGGTAAATACGAACCATATTCCTTATTATTCGGTTAATGAAAGTGTATTGGAGCAAGTAAAATCCAAAGTTCCAGAACAATTAGGGAAAACATTTACCGATAGTATTTTAAAAAGGAAAAGAAGGCAGTTGTCTGGTTTTATTGAAAAGACTTTAGATGATATATATGAATATGGAGTTTTGCTTGAAGCAAGACCAGCCGATGCAAACAAATTGGTTTATTTAAAAAGGGGAAACGAAGCTTTTGAAGTTAATTATGACAAATTATTGCTTCAAGATGAAATTCGTCCATACCTAAATGTTCAAATCAACCAAAGTAATTTATCCTCCTTAAAACCAGAATTATTAGAATTCTTTTATAACGTTATAAAACCGAATGTTACTTTCGATACTGGGCTTACCCAGAAGGAACTGGACAGTAAATTAGGTTCCATTTCTTATACCCGGGGAAGCATAGAACGTGGTACCATTATCATTTCCAAAGGAGAAATAGTGGAAGGGGAGACCTTGGATATTTTAACCTCACTGAAATCTGAATACGAATCGCAAGTATGGAGCGATTCCAGTTATAATTGGATCTTGTTTGGTTACAGCATTTTGGTTAGCCTTGCTTTGCTGATGTTGCTCTTGTTTATTAGAAGAAATAGAAGGGAAATATTCGATAACAATGTGAAGGTTTCGTTTATTTTCTTCAACCTTTTATTGATGGTTTTTTTAACTACACTTGTTGTTAGGTTCGATGCAAAATATGTGTATATAGTTCCCTTATCTATTTTGCCATTGACCTTAAAAGCTTTTTTTGATTCCAGGTTGGGTTTGTTCACCCATGTAATCACAGTGCTTATTTTAGGATTTGTTGTCCCTAATAGCTACGAATATATGTTCCTTCAGATTATCGCTGGGATCGTTACCATCCTTACAGTTTCAGAATTATATAAAAGGGCTAATTTATTTATTTCGGTAGGGCAAATAACCTTTATTTATATTCTTGTTTATTTTGCATTTACCATTATTCAGGAGGGAAATATACAGGACCTCAATTCTGAAATGTTCCTCACTTTTATTTTGGGCGGATTGGCCACTTTATTTGTGCAACCGCTAATTTATATTTATGAAAAACTCTTCGGATTGGTTTCAGATATGTCACTTTTGGAACTCTCAGATACCAATTCTAAATTACTGAAGGAGCTGGCAGAAAAGGCGCCTGGTACTTTTCATCATTCTTTGAACGTTGCAAACTTGGCTGAAGCTGCCGCGAATGAAATTGGGGCAAATGCCATGTTGGCTAGGGTAGGAGCCTTGTATCACGATATTGGTAAAATGGAAAACCCTACTTATTTTTCTGAAAACCAGACAAGTTCTGTGAATTCCCATGATGAACTATCCCCGGCCGAAAGTGCCGAAGTAATTATCAATCACGTGATCCAGGGAATCGAAATTGCCAGAAAACATAATATTCCGGATCGGGTAATAGATTTTATTAGGACCCACCACGGTACTTCTTTGGTGTATTTCTTTTATATGAAAGAAAAGGAAATGAACGACAAGGTGTCCACCTTGGATTTTAGATATCCTGGTCCAATTCCTTTTAGTAAAGAGACGGCAATTTTAATGATGTGCGATAGTGTGGAAGCAGCGAGCAAAAGTTTAAAGGAGCCTACATCGGCGAAAATCGATGATTTTGTAGAAAGGATCATCAATAAGCAAATGGATGAAGCCCAGTTCTTAAATGCCAATATTACCTTTAAAGAGATCCAGTTGATCAAAAAAATCTTAAAACAAAAACTGAAGAATATTTTTCATCTAAGGGTGGAATATCCAGAATAG
- a CDS encoding transcription elongation factor, protein MVPNKIELFNNCLDAINKQIARYKGEMDSIKESMEANDVHTDYDEEGSKGELLGDFEKYATYLDTAQTMKFTLNKVDRNHYSEYIKFGSVIETDDNNYFIACGLGKVHMNDDTSVYVISTEAPIYEKLKGKKAGETFMLNEKEIKILEVH, encoded by the coding sequence ATGGTGCCAAATAAAATTGAATTGTTCAATAATTGCTTGGATGCGATCAATAAGCAAATTGCGCGTTACAAAGGAGAAATGGATTCGATAAAAGAATCCATGGAGGCAAACGATGTTCATACAGATTATGACGAAGAAGGTAGCAAAGGAGAATTGTTGGGGGATTTTGAAAAATATGCCACCTATCTCGATACTGCCCAAACTATGAAATTTACCCTAAACAAAGTAGATAGAAATCATTACAGTGAATATATAAAATTTGGAAGCGTAATAGAGACCGATGATAACAACTATTTTATTGCCTGCGGTTTAGGAAAAGTGCACATGAACGATGATACCAGTGTATATGTTATTTCTACTGAAGCTCCCATTTATGAAAAACTGAAAGGCAAGAAAGCGGGAGAAACCTTTATGTTAAACGAAAAAGAGATAAAAATACTGGAAGTACACTAA
- a CDS encoding SatD family protein produces the protein MIAVLTADLIDSSLYEEKVLQEVLDTLKQEFEGITREYDQDQVRLQIYRGDSFQGIIKSPENALQIALQIKTAINRIHFKETVKNKAYSKIADFKIAIGIGEQELEREAISESNGPAFQFSGRTLDEMKTEHRKTKLKTDFEEINAEFNTSLFLLDTITDKWSTASAEVVYYLLKGLKEREVAEAIHISQSAVNQRKKAAGWDAIAVLLERYRDVITNNLVNRK, from the coding sequence ATGATAGCAGTTTTAACAGCCGATTTAATAGATTCTTCTCTCTATGAAGAGAAGGTGCTACAAGAAGTATTGGATACGCTCAAGCAAGAGTTTGAGGGGATTACCAGAGAATATGATCAAGATCAAGTGCGTCTTCAAATCTATAGGGGGGACAGTTTTCAAGGAATTATTAAAAGCCCTGAGAATGCCCTCCAGATAGCGCTTCAAATAAAAACAGCCATAAATAGAATCCATTTTAAGGAAACGGTAAAGAATAAAGCCTATTCCAAAATAGCCGATTTCAAGATAGCCATAGGTATTGGAGAGCAGGAGTTGGAACGGGAAGCAATTTCTGAGTCTAATGGCCCCGCTTTTCAATTTTCTGGTCGTACGTTGGATGAAATGAAAACTGAACATAGAAAAACCAAACTAAAGACCGATTTTGAGGAGATAAATGCCGAATTTAACACCTCTTTGTTTCTATTGGATACCATTACCGATAAATGGAGCACAGCATCTGCCGAGGTAGTATACTATCTTTTGAAAGGCCTTAAGGAGCGCGAAGTGGCTGAGGCCATCCATATTAGCCAGTCTGCCGTAAATCAACGTAAAAAGGCCGCGGGATGGGATGCCATTGCAGTTTTATTGGAGCGGTACAGGGACGTGATCACAAACAACTTAGTAAACAGAAAATAG
- a CDS encoding DUF72 domain-containing protein, with protein MNFGKVDDPSSIDFSLPPTHEQTVKILKQQDPSEFLNVRVGCAKWNKKDLKNFYPKGTKDELTYYTSQFNSIELNASFYRMFPADQFQTWHDKALGDFQFFPKVTRSISHIKRLNDSEILVDDYVSNLLPLEEKLGMVFLQMPENFHPKNMDRLEPFFQHWPKEIPLGLELRHTEWFQDPSIADELNSILLKYNIANIITDSAGRRDLLHMRLTNETAFIRFNGANHPSDYTRLDDWLKVIEEWYELGLKNLYFFVHQNVEEASPLLSAYFIEKLNTKFNLELPIPETLK; from the coding sequence ATGAATTTCGGAAAAGTTGACGACCCGAGCAGTATAGATTTTAGTTTACCACCAACACATGAACAAACAGTAAAAATTCTAAAACAACAGGATCCTTCTGAATTTTTAAATGTTCGAGTTGGTTGTGCCAAATGGAACAAAAAGGATCTTAAGAATTTTTACCCTAAGGGAACAAAAGATGAATTGACTTATTACACCTCTCAGTTTAATTCCATAGAGCTAAATGCTTCTTTTTACAGAATGTTTCCTGCAGATCAATTTCAAACATGGCATGATAAAGCGTTGGGGGATTTTCAGTTCTTTCCAAAAGTAACAAGATCTATCAGTCACATTAAGAGGCTAAATGATTCTGAAATATTGGTAGATGATTATGTAAGTAATTTACTGCCTTTGGAAGAGAAGTTGGGGATGGTGTTTTTACAAATGCCGGAGAATTTTCATCCAAAGAACATGGATAGGTTAGAACCGTTTTTTCAGCATTGGCCAAAGGAAATTCCTCTTGGATTAGAACTAAGGCATACAGAATGGTTTCAGGACCCATCCATTGCTGATGAATTAAATTCAATTTTATTGAAATACAATATCGCAAACATTATAACCGATAGTGCTGGTAGGCGTGACCTGTTGCATATGAGGCTCACCAATGAAACTGCATTTATTAGGTTTAATGGTGCAAACCATCCTTCGGACTATACCCGTTTGGACGATTGGTTAAAAGTGATCGAAGAGTGGTATGAGCTAGGCCTTAAAAACCTCTATTTCTTTGTCCATCAAAATGTTGAAGAAGCTTCCCCGCTTTTATCTGCCTATTTTATAGAAAAACTGAACACCAAGTTTAATTTGGAACTTCCAATACCTGAAACTTTAAAATAG
- a CDS encoding NUDIX domain-containing protein, with amino-acid sequence MRQEIAITVDTVIFKDFRSSAKILLIQRKNAPFKNKWALPGGFLEETESLIEGAKRELFEETGLELDDLKQLKTYGNLNRDPRGRTISIAFIGELRKEVQIKAGDDAKEADWFRVDELPKLAFDHAQIIEDAKEHLRNNNY; translated from the coding sequence ATGCGACAAGAAATAGCAATAACTGTTGATACCGTAATATTTAAAGATTTTAGATCTTCCGCTAAAATTCTATTAATACAACGCAAGAACGCTCCTTTTAAAAATAAATGGGCATTACCAGGAGGTTTTTTGGAAGAAACCGAAAGTCTAATAGAAGGTGCAAAAAGGGAGCTATTCGAAGAAACAGGTTTGGAGTTGGATGATTTAAAGCAGTTAAAAACCTATGGAAATTTAAATCGGGATCCACGAGGTAGAACAATTTCGATTGCTTTTATTGGGGAATTAAGAAAAGAAGTGCAAATAAAAGCAGGAGATGATGCCAAAGAGGCTGACTGGTTTCGTGTAGATGAATTACCGAAACTTGCCTTCGATCATGCACAAATTATTGAAGATGCAAAAGAGCATCTACGAAATAATAATTACTGA
- a CDS encoding C40 family peptidase, with translation MQYGICNLSIVPVRIQPADASEMVTQLLYGEYFKVLEERGKWSRIRIAFDSYEGWIDNRQFIKVEESVYFDLSSETRRYSADLIEFLTDESESLTTIPLGSVLNSNEPLKNTFDGSSISGTKEKTNLVKTALLYLNAPYMWGGKTPFGIDCSGLTQMVYMLNGHSLLRDASQQATQGEALSFIEESEPGDLAFFDNSEGTITHVGIIMHDNYIIHVDGKVRIDRIDHSGIFNVDLKRHTHQLRVIKKII, from the coding sequence ATGCAATACGGAATATGCAACTTAAGCATTGTGCCGGTTAGAATTCAACCGGCCGATGCTTCCGAAATGGTCACCCAGCTCTTGTATGGGGAATATTTTAAAGTTCTTGAGGAACGTGGTAAATGGAGCCGAATTCGTATTGCATTCGATTCTTATGAAGGTTGGATAGATAACCGCCAATTCATAAAAGTTGAAGAATCGGTCTATTTTGACCTTTCTTCTGAAACCAGAAGGTATTCCGCAGATCTCATCGAATTCCTTACCGACGAATCGGAAAGTCTTACAACCATCCCTTTAGGTTCTGTCCTTAATAGCAATGAGCCCCTCAAAAACACTTTTGACGGCAGTAGTATTTCAGGAACAAAGGAAAAAACCAATTTGGTGAAAACCGCGCTTTTATACCTAAATGCCCCTTATATGTGGGGTGGAAAAACTCCTTTTGGAATAGATTGTAGCGGGCTCACCCAAATGGTGTATATGCTCAATGGGCATTCCTTATTAAGGGATGCCTCCCAACAAGCTACACAAGGAGAAGCTTTGAGTTTTATTGAAGAAAGCGAGCCTGGAGATCTTGCGTTTTTCGACAATTCTGAAGGAACGATCACCCATGTTGGGATAATCATGCATGACAATTATATCATCCATGTAGATGGAAAGGTGAGGATAGATAGAATCGATCATTCCGGAATTTTTAATGTGGATTTGAAAAGGCATACGCACCAACTGAGAGTGATTAAAAAGATAATTTAA
- a CDS encoding glyoxalase has product MNHRDTELLRLRPEIPSARVSEKMSGEEQFQNKTLRPVIRLQSELFVAVFRNYIKKHKNSFHSYSVEKKLSFIENAIQRDIKFRNSLKGMVIGQFSVEEYLLYIENSSALNKRMMNILKERMFSNIQLLEEELAY; this is encoded by the coding sequence ATGAATCATCGAGATACAGAATTGCTTCGTCTTAGACCGGAAATTCCATCGGCAAGAGTTTCAGAAAAAATGAGTGGGGAAGAACAATTTCAAAACAAAACCCTCCGCCCAGTTATTAGACTTCAAAGTGAACTCTTTGTAGCAGTATTCAGAAATTACATTAAGAAGCACAAGAACAGTTTCCATTCATATTCTGTAGAAAAGAAATTGAGTTTTATTGAAAATGCCATCCAAAGGGATATCAAATTCAGGAATAGTTTAAAAGGTATGGTTATTGGCCAGTTTTCTGTGGAAGAATATTTGCTTTATATCGAAAATTCGTCTGCCCTAAATAAGCGGATGATGAATATCCTGAAAGAGCGAATGTTCAGCAATATTCAGCTACTGGAAGAGGAATTGGCGTACTAA
- a CDS encoding DUF3307 domain-containing protein: protein MLILLQLLFAHLLTDFVLQPNSWIKHKRKYKVKSYFLIIHTLIAGVLTVLFLQKLEWWYIGLIISVTHFLIDWWKLNQKKDNLKYFLLDQFFHLLVITMVWLYLINGFSNILPFLKEVFNSTAILAVIGTYLFVIFPAGFLIGKATKKWQNEIEETHKKNSLDDAGRYIGIFERILVLTFILTNNFSAIGFLIAAKSILRFSDKSETGARKQTEYVLIGTLISFTITILLGLLVRQFLFQ, encoded by the coding sequence ATGCTAATCCTATTACAATTACTTTTTGCACATCTCTTGACAGATTTTGTGCTACAGCCAAATAGCTGGATAAAGCATAAAAGGAAATATAAGGTAAAATCTTATTTTTTGATTATCCATACTTTAATAGCAGGGGTGTTGACCGTACTATTTCTTCAGAAACTGGAATGGTGGTATATAGGTTTAATAATAAGCGTCACCCATTTCTTAATAGATTGGTGGAAACTAAACCAGAAAAAAGACAACCTCAAATACTTTCTCTTGGACCAATTTTTTCATTTGTTGGTAATAACAATGGTATGGTTATACCTAATAAATGGCTTTTCCAACATCCTCCCTTTTCTAAAAGAGGTTTTTAATTCTACAGCGATACTCGCAGTTATTGGCACTTATTTATTTGTAATCTTTCCTGCCGGTTTCTTAATTGGAAAAGCAACCAAGAAATGGCAAAATGAGATAGAAGAAACCCATAAAAAGAACAGTCTGGATGATGCCGGACGATATATTGGTATTTTCGAACGGATTCTCGTACTAACTTTTATCCTTACCAATAATTTTTCGGCAATAGGATTTTTGATCGCTGCCAAATCCATTCTAAGATTTAGTGATAAATCTGAAACCGGAGCCAGAAAGCAAACGGAATATGTGCTTATTGGGACATTAATAAGCTTTACAATAACAATACTTTTGGGCCTATTAGTACGCCAATTCCTCTTCCAGTAG
- a CDS encoding acetyl-CoA C-acyltransferase, whose protein sequence is MNKEVVIVSAARTPIGSFLGGLSTVPATKLGSIAIQGALNKIGLKPEMVDEVLMGNVVQAGVGQAPARQAALGAGIPDTVPCTTINKVCASGMKAVMQGAQAIMLGDANIVVAGGMENMSLIPHYMHLRSGQKFGPATMIDGMQKDGLVDAYDHNAMGTCADLCATEHNFSREDQDAFAIQSYERSAKAWKDGKFDNEVVPVEVPQRKGDPIVIKEDEEFKNVRMDKIASLRPAFSKDGTVTAANASTINDGAGAVVIMSREKADELGLKVLASIKSFADAAHEPKWFTTAPSKALPKALAKAGITQDDVDFFEFNEAFAVVGLANMKILGLTDKNTNVNGGAVSLGHPLGCSGVRIIITLMNVLEQNNAKTGAAAICNGGGGASAMVIQRD, encoded by the coding sequence ATGAATAAGGAAGTAGTAATTGTAAGTGCTGCAAGAACACCAATAGGAAGTTTCCTAGGTGGATTGTCCACGGTGCCGGCAACAAAATTGGGTTCTATCGCGATTCAAGGAGCTTTAAATAAAATAGGACTAAAACCAGAAATGGTAGATGAAGTATTAATGGGAAATGTGGTGCAAGCCGGAGTCGGACAAGCCCCAGCTAGGCAAGCTGCATTGGGCGCTGGAATTCCAGACACTGTACCATGTACCACCATAAATAAAGTATGTGCAAGTGGTATGAAAGCAGTAATGCAAGGAGCACAAGCCATTATGTTAGGAGATGCCAACATTGTTGTTGCTGGTGGAATGGAAAACATGAGTTTGATTCCGCATTATATGCACCTTAGATCTGGACAAAAGTTTGGACCGGCCACCATGATAGATGGAATGCAAAAAGATGGATTGGTAGATGCATACGATCACAATGCCATGGGAACCTGTGCCGATCTTTGTGCAACAGAGCATAACTTTAGTAGAGAAGATCAGGATGCTTTTGCAATTCAATCTTACGAACGATCTGCTAAAGCATGGAAAGACGGAAAATTCGATAATGAAGTTGTTCCTGTAGAAGTTCCACAAAGAAAAGGAGATCCCATAGTAATAAAAGAAGATGAAGAGTTCAAGAATGTAAGAATGGATAAGATCGCTTCTTTACGTCCTGCCTTTTCTAAAGATGGAACGGTTACCGCAGCAAATGCTTCCACAATTAATGATGGAGCCGGGGCAGTAGTTATAATGAGCCGTGAAAAAGCAGATGAACTAGGATTAAAAGTATTGGCGAGCATTAAGAGTTTTGCTGATGCTGCACACGAACCAAAATGGTTTACCACTGCTCCATCCAAAGCACTTCCGAAAGCATTGGCTAAAGCAGGTATTACTCAGGATGATGTGGACTTTTTCGAATTTAATGAAGCTTTTGCAGTTGTGGGATTGGCAAATATGAAGATCTTAGGCCTTACAGATAAAAATACCAATGTAAATGGCGGTGCTGTTTCTTTAGGTCATCCCCTGGGATGTTCCGGGGTTAGAATTATTATAACCCTTATGAATGTTCTGGAACAGAACAATGCTAAAACCGGAGCTGCTGCAATTTGCAATGGAGGTGGTGGAGCCTCTGCAATGGTAATTCAGAGAGACTAA
- a CDS encoding mechanosensitive ion channel family protein, with protein MQETANEQLSLNESFLHFYERFLEQLPGIGLGLLIIILGVLIGTWVGNFAKKRIFNRTNDPLMSRFLGKTIKIIALTIAIMLALRAAGLGGIATGILTAAGASAVVLGFAFKDIGENFIAGIILAFNRPFDINDTVEIGENFGKVKALEFRYTKLKTFDGKDVYIPNSDVLTKPVTNFTEDGFFRWNFVIGIAYEDNIEGAKKTVMEALRNEPDVIEDAEHENFVIEDELATSTVNLKVFFWVDTKDFRRKALTTKGNVVRVVKEALEDNGYYMPADIQEIKIYGGNKDLELPVRLSSLKQNETPTKKD; from the coding sequence ATGCAAGAAACTGCTAACGAACAATTGAGCTTGAACGAATCGTTCCTTCACTTTTACGAAAGATTTTTAGAACAATTACCTGGAATAGGTTTAGGCTTGCTAATCATAATCCTTGGAGTTTTAATAGGGACATGGGTGGGCAATTTTGCCAAAAAGCGAATATTCAACCGTACCAATGACCCGCTTATGAGTAGGTTTCTAGGGAAAACAATAAAAATAATTGCTTTAACAATTGCCATTATGCTTGCTTTAAGGGCTGCGGGATTGGGCGGGATTGCCACTGGAATTCTTACAGCTGCGGGGGCGAGTGCCGTTGTTCTAGGTTTTGCGTTTAAAGATATTGGAGAAAATTTTATTGCAGGAATCATTCTCGCTTTCAATCGACCTTTTGATATAAATGACACCGTGGAAATTGGTGAAAATTTCGGAAAAGTAAAAGCCTTGGAATTTAGATATACAAAATTGAAAACATTTGATGGGAAGGATGTCTATATTCCAAATAGCGATGTATTAACAAAACCAGTAACCAATTTTACCGAAGACGGCTTCTTTAGATGGAATTTTGTAATTGGGATCGCTTACGAAGATAATATTGAGGGAGCAAAGAAAACAGTCATGGAAGCCTTAAGAAATGAACCCGATGTTATTGAAGATGCCGAACATGAAAATTTTGTGATTGAAGATGAGCTGGCAACAAGCACCGTTAATCTAAAAGTGTTCTTTTGGGTAGACACCAAGGATTTTAGAAGAAAAGCCCTAACCACAAAAGGGAATGTAGTTAGGGTTGTTAAGGAGGCGTTAGAGGACAATGGATACTACATGCCAGCCGATATCCAAGAGATCAAGATCTATGGAGGGAACAAGGATCTAGAATTGCCGGTAAGGCTATCTTCTCTAAAACAAAACGAAACACCTACTAAAAAAGACTAA
- a CDS encoding NAD-dependent succinate-semialdehyde dehydrogenase gives MIVSRNPYNGEEVANVQEFSKKEIDEALDIADKRFQSWRNTSFSERSKLMMAAAAELKKNKQEYAQTITLEMGKPISQAIAEVEKCAWVCEYYAENAEKHLTKEMIKTDAKKSYTSFEPIGVVLAVMPWNYPFWQVFRFAAPALMAGNIGVLKHASNVMKSANNIQKIFERAGFPKGCFQNIPIGSKRVEEIIRDPRIKAVTLTGSKPAGSAVASVAGEEIKKSVLELGGSNALVVFKDANIKKSVATCVQARFQNTGQSCIAGKRLLLQDSIADEFLELFSKKVRELKSGNPMDEDTYIGVLAREDLAEDLEKQVQASVKQGAKIHLGGVRNGTYYEPTILTGVTKEMAVFKEETFGPVISVTTFKNEEEAIELVNFSDFGLGVSVFTEDLEFAEKICPKFDDGAVFINELVKSDPRLPFGGTKISGYGRELSIHGIREFVNKKTVYIK, from the coding sequence ATGATTGTATCCCGAAACCCATATAATGGCGAAGAAGTAGCCAACGTCCAAGAATTTTCCAAGAAAGAGATTGATGAAGCATTGGATATTGCCGATAAAAGATTTCAAAGTTGGAGAAACACATCGTTTAGTGAGCGTTCTAAATTAATGATGGCTGCAGCAGCAGAGTTAAAAAAGAATAAGCAGGAATATGCCCAAACCATTACGTTGGAAATGGGAAAACCTATTAGCCAGGCAATTGCTGAAGTTGAAAAATGCGCATGGGTTTGTGAATATTATGCTGAAAATGCAGAAAAACACTTGACAAAAGAAATGATTAAAACCGATGCTAAAAAGAGCTATACATCTTTTGAGCCTATTGGAGTCGTTTTGGCTGTTATGCCTTGGAATTATCCTTTTTGGCAGGTTTTTAGGTTTGCAGCTCCAGCACTAATGGCGGGAAACATAGGTGTTTTAAAACATGCCAGCAATGTGATGAAGTCTGCCAATAATATTCAGAAAATATTTGAAAGAGCAGGCTTTCCAAAGGGATGTTTTCAAAATATTCCAATTGGCAGTAAGCGAGTGGAAGAAATAATTAGAGATCCTAGGATTAAGGCGGTGACCTTAACCGGAAGTAAACCCGCAGGTAGTGCGGTAGCTTCGGTAGCAGGAGAAGAGATCAAAAAATCGGTTTTAGAGCTGGGCGGAAGCAATGCTTTGGTTGTTTTTAAGGATGCCAACATTAAAAAATCCGTAGCTACTTGTGTACAGGCCAGATTTCAGAATACAGGGCAAAGTTGTATCGCGGGGAAAAGACTTTTATTGCAAGACTCCATCGCCGATGAATTTTTGGAGCTTTTCTCCAAGAAGGTACGGGAGTTGAAAAGTGGGAATCCAATGGATGAGGATACTTATATTGGAGTTTTAGCGCGGGAAGATCTTGCAGAAGATCTGGAGAAACAAGTGCAAGCATCTGTAAAACAGGGAGCTAAAATTCATTTAGGGGGTGTTAGAAATGGCACTTATTATGAACCCACAATTTTAACGGGTGTTACTAAAGAAATGGCGGTGTTCAAAGAAGAAACTTTTGGCCCAGTAATTTCTGTTACTACTTTTAAAAATGAAGAAGAGGCTATAGAATTGGTGAATTTTTCAGATTTCGGGTTGGGAGTTTCTGTGTTCACGGAAGATTTGGAATTCGCTGAAAAAATATGCCCAAAATTCGACGATGGCGCAGTGTTCATCAACGAATTGGTAAAAAGTGATCCTAGATTGCCTTTTGGGGGAACTAAAATATCCGGGTATGGAAGGGAGCTGTCCATTCATGGAATTCGGGAGTTTGTAAATAAGAAAACGGTATACATTAAATAA
- a CDS encoding acyl-CoA thioesterase — translation MRFHTRKWVKPQDLNPNASLFGGRLLEWIDEECALYSIIQLENPRVVTKFMSEINFKSSASQGDIIEIGIDVVKFGTASLTLCCEVRNKMTRDTIITIDNIVMVSLDTKGKPHAHGKSRIEYVKDRLKD, via the coding sequence ATGAGATTTCATACTAGAAAATGGGTAAAACCGCAAGACCTTAACCCGAATGCTTCCTTATTTGGAGGTAGATTGTTGGAATGGATAGATGAAGAATGTGCGCTTTATTCCATCATTCAATTAGAAAATCCCAGAGTGGTTACTAAATTTATGAGTGAAATTAATTTTAAAAGTTCAGCCTCCCAAGGCGATATCATTGAAATTGGGATAGATGTGGTAAAATTTGGTACTGCATCGCTGACATTATGCTGCGAGGTGAGAAATAAAATGACCAGGGATACTATTATTACCATAGATAATATAGTGATGGTAAGTTTGGATACCAAAGGAAAACCCCATGCTCACGGTAAATCCCGAATAGAATATGTGAAAGATAGGCTTAAGGATTAG